From the genome of Callithrix jacchus isolate 240 chromosome 7, calJac240_pri, whole genome shotgun sequence, one region includes:
- the CORT gene encoding cortistatin precursor gives MLLPPGLLLLLLSGATATAALPLDGGPISPDSEHMQEATEIKKSSLLTFLAWWIEWTSQASSGPLTGEEAREAAKRREGAPLQPSTRRNRMPCKNFFWKTFSSCK, from the exons ATGCTGCTGCCCCCTGgcctcttgctgctgctgctctctgGGGCCACGGCCACTGCGGCCCTGCCCCTGGATGGCGGCCCCATCAGCCCAGACAGTGAG catatgcAGGAAgcgacagaaataaagaaaagcagcCTCCTGACGTTCCTCGCTTGGTGGATTGAGTGGACCTCCCAGGCCAGCTCTGGGCCACTCACAGGAGAGGAAGCCAGGGAGGCAGCCAAGCGGCGGGAAGGTGCGCCCCTTCAGCCGTCCACGCGCCGCAACAGGATGCCCTGCAAGAATTTCTTCTGGAAGACCTTCTCCTCCTGCAAATAA
- the DFFA gene encoding DNA fragmentation factor subunit alpha, producing MEVTGEAGAPEPGEIRILKPCLLRRNYSREQHGVAASCLEDLRSKACDILAIDKSLTPITLVLAEDGTIVDDDDYFLCLPSNTKFVALASNEKWAYSNSDGGTAWISQESFDVDETDSGAGAKWKNVARQLKEDLSSIILLSEEDLQMLVDVPCSDLAQELRQSCATVQGLQHTLQQVLDQREEARRSKQLLQLYLQALEKEGSLLSKQEESKVAFGEEADAVDTGISGEASSDVALASHILTALREKPAPELSLSSQDLELVTKEDPRALAVALNWDIEKTETVQEACDRELALRLQQMQSLHSLRSISARKPSLPGEPQNPKRARQDPT from the exons ATGGAGGTGACCGGGGAAGCCGGGGCACCAGAACCTGGCGAGATCCGGATTCTAAAGCCGTGTCTGCTGCGCCGCAACTACAGCCGCGAACAGCACGGCGTGGCAGCCTCCTGCCTCGAGGACCTGAGGAGCAAGG ccTGTGACATTCTGGCCATTGATAAGTCCCTGACACCAATCACCCTGGTCCTGGCAGAGGATGGCACCATAGTGGATGATGACGATTACTTTCTATGTCTACCTTCCAATACTAAGTTTGTGGCATTGGCCAGTAATGAGAAGTGGGCATACAGCAATTCAG ATGGAGGTACAGCTTGGATTTCCCAAGAGTCCTTTGATGTAGATGAAACAGACAGCGGGGCAGGGGCGAAGTGGAAGAATGTGGCCAGGCAGCTGAAGGAAGACCTGTCCAGCATCATCCTCCTGTCCGAGGAGGACCTCCAG ATGCTTGTTGACGTTCCCTGCTCAGATCTGGCGCAGGAACTACGCCAAAGTTGTGCCACCGTCCAGGGGCTGCAGCACACACTCCAGCAGGTGCTTGACCAGAGAGAGGAAGCGCGCCGGTCCAAGCAGCTCCTGCAGCTGTACCTCCAGGCTTTGGAGAAAGAGGGCAGCCTCTTGTCAAAGCAGGAAG AGTCCAAAGTTGCCTTCGGTGAGGAGGCGGATGCAGTAGACACTGGTATCAGCGGAGAGGCCTCCTCGGATGTTGCACTGGCGAGCCACATCCTTACTGCACTGAGGGAGAAGCCAGCTCCAGAACTGAGCTTATCTAGCCAGGATTTGGAG TTGGTTACCAAGGAAGACCCCAGAGCACTGGCTGTTGCTTTGAACTGGGACATAGAGAAGACGGAGACTGTTCAAGAGGCCTGTGACCGGGAGCTCGCCCTGCGCCTGCAGCAGATGCAGAGCCTGCATTCTCTCCGGAGCATCTCTGCAAGGAAGCCCTCACTACCTGGAGAACCGCAGAATCCTAAGCGAGCCAGACAGGATCCCACATAG